The following is a genomic window from Bacteroidia bacterium.
TTCAGGCGTTTGAGACAGAGCAGAAGGGTATCAATGGATAGAACCAAAGCGATTGTATCAGCAGAACGACCCAGTCGCCATTCACACACCGGTCGCAACACGTTGTACACCAACGCCGCTTTGGGCGACATTTTGTGCTGCTTCGGGGGACGACCGCCCTGTTCCAGCCGATATTCGTGTATCAGCACGTCGAAGGCCTCGTCAACGTCGTAGTCAAGCAGATCGGCGTTCTGACGATACAGCATGACGATTGCAGCTTCCAGGTTCTGCAACACATCCATGTGTTCATTTTCAATAGTCATGGGAAGCTCGTCTCATTTGTGAAAACTTCGTGTAGAAGTGCAACACTACGTGCCCGGGGAAGCCGTCCGGAGCACGGTGCCCCAATCCGTATACACCTGCCAGACAGCGATGCGACCGTCCCTGAGCGAAACCTTCCACGCCGCGGGAAGCTCTATGCGGCGGGTGGTGTTATTTGCCACAGCGAGGTTCAATGTCCCTTCCGCTGTACCGAACAGCGCCGTCACATCCGCTTCCGTGACCATCCGTTCGATACTGATGCGATAATCCGGCATGATGAAAAAAAAGTCCCTCCATGCCGCGCAAACGGTGGCGGGGCCACGTAATTCCGTTCCGGCGGAATCGATAAAACGGTGGTCTTCCGTCATCAGCTTCCCCATGGCGGAGAGATCGCCTTTGTTGATGGCGGTAATGAAGGCCGCTATGACATCCCCGTGATTCATTGTGCATGAACGAAAAAAATCGTTGACTCGCGTGAGCCGATAATCTCAGGATGAAATTTTATCTTTGCCCGGAATCCGGAGACAGGCGATTCCTGTGACTATCGCTGTCACGGGCCGCTTTCCCTTCTTCCATGAGAGCATTCTGATCATAGCCGGCGCGAGCAATCGCTCGTCGGGCATATTCTATTGCGAGCGGGTTATTGATATAGCGCGGTGTGGCGGTTTCACGAAACGTTGCGATCTGTTCCGGTATATTGTCCGTCTCACGTCGTACACAGTCGTCGAACAGATCGTACAGCGTCCCATGTGCCTCCTCGAGTCGATCATGGCGAATGAGCAAGGCATGCAGGGAAAACAAAACCTCGATGGTCGGTGGCAGGACGCACA
Proteins encoded in this region:
- a CDS encoding nuclear transport factor 2 family protein codes for the protein MNHGDVIAAFITAINKGDLSAMGKLMTEDHRFIDSAGTELRGPATVCAAWRDFFFIMPDYRISIERMVTEADVTALFGTAEGTLNLAVANNTTRRIELPAAWKVSLRDGRIAVWQVYTDWGTVLRTASPGT
- a CDS encoding hemerythrin domain-containing protein → MDNSSLSDSGASNILAAQHRRIEQLFLDASADPGSVNVPIYDEFRKTLLRHIAIEENIVLPLLRKHLRGGFPMELQLRMEHDALAALCVLPPTIEVLFSLHALLIRHDRLEEAHGTLYDLFDDCVRRETDNIPEQIATFRETATPRYINNPLAIEYARRAIARAGYDQNALMEEGKAARDSDSHRNRLSPDSGQR